The following are encoded together in the Babesia microti strain RI chromosome II, complete genome genome:
- a CDS encoding orthologous to PfMRP, ABC transporter protein involved in chloroquine and quinine resistance (overlaps_old_locusTagID:BBM_II01855), with amino-acid sequence MSNRVANCFMSPINFIRGIRMESFRQRERIDFPSSGGLNFICFSWLTDWILLKSHQELTDDELPSVDPVDKDLSKVETLEAILDKQTKLLCEGLFGKLNIAVYITYWKSFLMLIILGLLRDIMEFCNVLLLKTILKNMQNEDAINNKFLSGLVTTTLCILQIVDIFFDTHFFFYYYRLEIRIETTLGALICKRALYNPAGVEESIENCNIVKSNEGANLLNLQLFDIENASWGVLAITDLLLTPVRVAIIATWMYNQVGNASTTSTLIVGLITLLMCLLQIKSSSLVKLYLKKLDSRVVETKNILGNIRTLRLIRWMEYSKEAILTSRTRELQICNKRAYLYAVSNWLGSVLPYIVSLVTFVLYLMEKTPDLSLDASVAIPLMHTITYLIRPMKHLSGHLADHLSGIASLRRISKYLNLHSNNRADDANIHEDVNTVDKANDVEFEKKLIKLVKNGGVTVITGLSQGNKLEFLSQLESRIIKLDCECILTTPTSWLPSGTIRSVITFFRPYNELIYNRIVSACGLTDDFDSWEDGDHRTIDERGGSLSTGQRTRIAMARSIYYQEIKGSSGNSPLVQLIGNVFSVLDPSLACQVFWSLFTNLDDPGILSNSTCFVLMDEKLIKHIYQLKPASFNLALYNYQLDPVPLGTILDVFPKLTYSNLDVRNMKIEDIDSLESPKSILLDTPRKKIKNHAIPESDTSTPQLPLLQRYSWYLRHVGYFPLSILVFCTVSSAMAHVISDFIIGKWSSAGSQEGRMYLYLFTLFTSLTIVFDLCKCFYQAIGNLSGAKNTYESSVSGVLCSPMTFYDSMPLGRIINRLSTDQNYVDQSLFHRFCEVTSALSSITLILLSLCYLNPICIVIFPFFVLLVYCWVFKHYMGINKEIMKRTLRKRSPLCTICNQCIDGESVIRSFKVEKFMYQNYLDSLLEYQRMRFIKISSASWALLRLRVLSLPLEFASAVLTPFRGMADRSILKLDPTPRVGLALSYSFAFAKLTRQLINTIVQLETEMCCASRLQELSISTFDNIYTNADQSNVFTTAHKSLSIEFPPNIENFTDIHTLTNDKYDFYNFGRGLYGIVGRTGAGKSTLLNYISGIIPFDGKIQLDGVNISTLSDDVLGDIVGVIPHEMPMITGWSIRNYVNPRGIYPDYLIHDSLHKSGLTYFIRKLESEDPLSTVIMDKDNSVKSLFTPLIIQYISVARLILHSKLLRVVLVDEPRQSIKSGLPPIGQIINEYLHHCTTFIIAHHITSLETCKSIYLVELGRIVKSLPIEYFKTQQDLAMFIN; translated from the exons atgtcTAATAGAGTTGCGAACTGTTTTATGTCACCCATAAATTTCATTAGGGGTATCAGAATGGAAAGTTTTAGGCAGCGGGAAAGGATAGATTTCCCCAGCTCCGGTGGCTTAAACTTCATTTGTTTTAGCTGGCTCACAGATTGGATCTTGTTAAAATCGCACCAGGAACTCACAGATGATGAGCTACCATCGGTAGATCCAGTTGATAAAGATTTATCTAAGGTTGAAACTCTTGAGGCCATCTTAGACAAACAGACCAAGTTGCTATGTGAAGGTCTTTTTGGTAAATTAAACATTGCTGTTTACATCACATACTGGAAATCCTTTCTTATGCTCATCATCTTAGGACTTTTAAGGGATATTATGGAATTTTGCAATGTACTATTGCTTAAGACTATACttaaaaatatgcaaaatGAGGACgctataaataataagtttTTAAGTGGATTGGTGACCACAACACTTTGCATATTGCAAATTGTTgacatattttttgataccCACTTCTTTTTTTATTACTACAGATTGGAGATACGAATAGAGACAACACTTGGAGCCCTAATTTGCAAAAGGGCTTTATATAATCCCGCTGGTGTCGAAGAGAGTATAGAAAATTGCAATATAGTTAAATCTAATGAAGGggcaaatttgttgaatttACAACTGTTTGACATAGAAAACGCATCTTGGGGCGTCTTAGCCATTACAGATTTGCTACTTACTCCCGTTCGTGTGGCAATTATCGCCACGTGGATGTACAATCAGGTTGGGAATGCTTCCACCACATCCACGCTTATTGTTGGATTAATCACCCTTTTGATGTGTTTGCTACAGATAAAATCTTCTTCACTTGTAAAACTATACCTAAAAAAGCTGGATTCAAGGGTGGTGGAGACCAAGAACATTTTGGGCAATATCAGGACGTTAAGGCTAATTCGTTGGATGGAATATTCAAAGGAGGCAATACTTACCAGTAGAACACGGgaattgcaaatttgtaataaaagAGCATATTTATATGCTGTATCCAATTGGTTAGGATCGGTACTTCCATATATTGTATCATTGGTAACCTTCGTTTTGTACTTGATGGAAAAGACCCCAGATCTGAGCTTGGATGCCTCAGTTGCAATACCGCTAATGCATACTATTACCTATTTGATACGGCCAATGAAGCACCTTTCTGGGCATCTTGCTGATCATCTTTCTGGTATAGCTTCACTTAGGCGTATTTCCaagtatctaaatttaCACTCTAACAATCGTGCAGATGATGCCAACATACATGAGGATGTAAACACTGTTGACAAAGCTAACGATGTGGAATTTGAGAAAAAACTCataaaattggttaaaAATGGTGGAGTAACCGTGATAACAGGCCTATCACAGGGAAACAAACTGGAATTTTTATCGCAATTGGAGTCCCGCATCATAAAATTGGATTGCGAATGCATCCTTACTACACCAACTTCTTGGCTCCCTTCTGGCACGATACGAAGCGTTATAACCTTCTTTCGTCcatataatgaattaatatacaatagAATAGTTTCAGCATGTGGATTGACAGATGATTTTGATAGCTGGGAAGATGGTGATCATCGCACAATTGACGAGAGGGGGGGTAGTTTATCGACGGGCCAACGTACTAGAATTGCTATGGCTAGGTCAATTTATTACCAAGAAATTAAAGGATCGAGTGGCAATTCTCCACTGGTACAGTTGATTGGCAATGTGTTTTCTGTACTAGACCCCAGCCTTGCTTGTCAAGTTTTCTGGTCACTTTTCACCAACTTAGACGACCCAGGCATATTATCCAATAGCACATGCTTTGTGTTAATGGACGAGAAACTAATTAAGCATATTTACCAATTGAAACCGGCAAGTTTCAATTTAGCCCTTTACAATTATCAGCTGGATCCGGTACCCCTTGGAACAATTTTGGATGTATTTCCTAAACTGACCTACAGTAATTTAGACGTTAgaaatatgaaaattgaGGATATTGATTCATTGGAATCGCCGAAATCCATTCTTTTGGACACTCCCAGAAAGAAGATTAAGAATCATGCGATTCCGGAAAGTGATACAAGCACACCGCAATTACCCCTGTTACAACGTTATTCGTGGTATCTACGCCATGTAGGATATTTTCCACTTTCAATACTAGTGTTTTGTACAGTATCTTCGGCTATGGCTCATGTTATTAGTGATTTTATCATCGGAAAGTGGTCTTCGGCTGGATCTCAAGAGGGGCGCATGTATCTATACCTGTTCACTTTATTTACGTCTTTAACAATCGTGTTTGATTTATGTAAGTGTTTTTATCAGGCAATTGGCAATCTTTCTGGCGCCAAAAATACGTATGAATCTTCAGTGTCTGGCGTGTTGTGTTCGCCTATGACTTTTTACGACAGTATGCCATTAGGCCGCATAATAAACCGACTATCAACGGATCAAAATTACGTGGACCAGTCGCTGTTTCACCGTTTTTGCGAAGTGACATCAGCACTATCCAGTATCACACTGATACTATTATCACTTTGTTATTTGAATCCTATTTGTATTGTAATATTCCCATTTTTTGTACTCTTGGTCTATTGCTGGGTCTTCAAACATTATATGGGAATAAACAAGGAGATTATGAAGCGAACTCTTCGAAAACGTAGCCCACTTTGCACTATATGTAACCAATGCATTGATGGGGAATCGGTTATTAGATCATTTAAGGTTGAGAAATTTATGtaccaaaattatttagattctTTACTTGAATATCAGAGAATGCGATTTATCAAGATTTCCTCTGCATCTTGGGCCTTATTGCGCCTTAGAGTGCTATCTTTGCCACTGGAATTTGCTTCCGCTGTCCTTACCCCTTTTCGAGGTATGGCAGACAGATCGATCCTGAAGTTAGATCCAACCCCTAGGGTTGGACTGGCCCTTTCATACTCATTTGCCTTTGCTAAGCTTACTAGACAACTGATAAATACGATTGTACAGCTGGAGACGGAGATGTGTTGTGCATCTAGGCTTCAA GAATTATCGATTAGCACCTTCGACAACATTTACACTAATGCTGACCAATCCAATGTATTTACAACTGCACACAAATCGTTATCAATCGAATTTCCTCCAAACATAGAGAATTTTACTGATATTCACACTCTGACAAATGACAAATACGACTTTTACAACTTTGGTAGGGGTTTATATGGGATAGTTGGTAGAACGGGTGCTGGCAAAAGCACTTtgttgaattatatatcagGGATCATACCGTTTGATGGTAAAATTCAACTGGACGGTGTAAACATTAGTACGTTATCAGACGATGTGTTGGGAGATATAGTGGGAGTAATTCCGCACGAAATGCCTATGATTACGGGATGGAGTATACGAAATTACGTAAATCCTAGGGGGATTTACCCGGATTATCTCATCCACGATTCGCTGCACAAGTCTGGACTAACATATTTCATAAGAAAGTTAGAGTCTGAAGATCCGCTTAGTACGGTTATTATGGACAAAGATAACAGTGTTAAATCTTTGTTTACTCCACTGATAATTCAATACATATCTGTTGCCCGTTTGATCCTGCACTCGAAGCTGCTACGGGTGGTGCTGGTTGACGAGCCTAGACAATCGATCAAATCCGGTTTGCCTCCAATTGgacaaataattaatgaatACCTTCACCATTGCACAACATTTATTATCGCACACCATATCACATCCCTGGAGACTTgcaaatcaatatatttggtGGAACTGGGACGGATCGTCAAGTCATTACCCATTGAATACTTTAAAACGCAACAGGACTTGGCAATGTTCATcaactaa
- a CDS encoding Iron only hydrogenase large subunit C-terminal domain (overlaps_old_locusTagID:BBM_II01860), protein MGTVKLSGLNDYLHPSPECILPLTKTKKSFEVTPRTDKDVDSVGNQPVKVSLSDCLSCSGCLTSSAPMLENNFYLEVFDKLKGSKCPVLSISTQSLLSLSTMYGLKLTETFLRIKKYFIGKGVKYVFNQSLAEAIQLQESKKEFDKSYKSNTTLICSNCPGWVIYAEKSLDREFLGNMSTIMPLQAIQGLLVKFVVTIRHKMEFNMFKYREIFNPLLLPIININEITPSDIYHLCITPCHDKKLELLRPDLVANYSNLCKLLQIDNDSNSVKTTSLIDGVITTGELEQLLNDDFYNISSVNDELYADSDLLTPVDLESIKSLLGIQQNGVTNDIINSGIMPYDNTEFVHSGGYGEELFKYAAKRYHGKIIDTVKFKNVTNKDFKQATLLTHDNIDNKEIKSCDKPTIKITLATGFRNIANVVSNIKTNLGFNYVELMACPGGCINGGGQIKQLQVDKSYDDRIYVSSDKIPAIIELESWLWLEICRLVDRGRGGLLTMEFKSIKDTRIDW, encoded by the coding sequence ATGGGGACGGTAAAGTTGTCCGGTCTAAATGATTATCTCCATCCCTCACCAGAGTGCATCCTACCATTAACtaaaactaaaaaatcatttgaagTAACCCCTAGAACTGATAAAGATGTTGATAGTGTTGGTAATCAACCAGTTAAAGTCAGTTTGAGTGATTGTCTATCTTGTTCCGGATGTCTTACATCCTCTGCACCTATGTtggaaaataatttctacTTGGAAGTTTTTGATAAGCTTAAAGGCTCAAAATGTCCAGTATTATCTATATCTACCCAATCGCTGCTGTCCCTTAGCACTATGTATGGATTGAAACTTACTGAAACATTTTTGAGgattaaaaaatacttCATTGGCAAGGGAGTTAAATATGTTTTCAATCAATCACTAGCCGAAGCCATTCAATTGCAAGAATCAAAAAAGGAATTCGACAAATCTTACAAGTCAAACACAACTCTTATCTGTTCCAACTGTCCTGGGTGGGTTATATATGCGGAGAAATCATTGGATAGAGAATTTTTGGGTAATATGAGTACAATAATGCCACTACAGGCGATACAAGGTTTGCTTGTCAAATTTGTAGTTACTATTAGGCATAAAATGGAGTTTAATATGTTCAAATATCGCGAAATATTCAACCCACTGTTGCTAcctataattaatattaatgaaatAACGCCAAGTGATATATATCACTTATGCATTACACCATGTCATGATAAGAAGCTAGAATTGTTGCGACCAGATTTAGTGGCAAATTACAGCAATCTATGTAAATTGCTacaaattgataatgataGTAACAGCGTCAAAACGACCTCATTGATAGATGGCGTTATTACAACTGGTGAACTTGAACAGCTTTTAAATGACgatttttacaatatttcaAGTGTAAACGATGAATTATATGCAGATTCCGATTTATTAACGCCTGTTGATCTAGAATCTATCAAGTCTCTGCTTGGAATACAACAAAATGGTGTCaccaatgatattataaataGTGGAATTATGCCATACGATAACACAGAATTTGTTCACTCCGGAGGTTATGGTGAAGAGCTGTTCAAATATGCTGCGAAAAGGTACCACGGTAAAATAATAGACACTGTGAAATTCAAAAACGTCACGAACAAAGATTTCAAACAAGCGACGCTACTAACCCATGACaatatagataataaaGAAATCAAATCATGCGATAAACCcacaataaaaataacattggCAACTGGTTTCAGAAACATCGCAAATGTAGTAAGtaatattaaaacaaaCCTTGGATTTAATTACGTTGAACTAATGGCTTGTCCTGGCGGCTGTATTAATGGGGGGGGTCAGATCAAACAATTGCAAGTAGATAAGAGCTATGACGATAGGATATATGTAAGTAGTGATAAAATACCTGCTATAATTGAGCTAGAAAGCTGGTTATGGCTGGAAATATGTAGATTGGTCGACAGAGGTAGAGGTGGATTGTTGACTATGGAATTTAAGTCAATAAAAGATACACGTATAGACTGGTAA
- a CDS encoding hypothetical protein (overlaps_old_locusTagID:BBM_II01865) — protein sequence MSNMRHNIALLMSNLPLLLLLITSAFSADIKICINDGRIHCFVYVIALTDDNVNEESFLSHGEMPDLLNSYEEANVIASNFVDNTCKTLKISGIGKISVKVWPFVSTTEVANLDQLNIPASFDKVHQTIDIIDANAKETITFNVSLGYNSVSGSIIVSGGQIDHKSLLVGAMNEFNHTFVGKVASDFTYQVNNLPKGNYRIFPIKLDTIVHIPKEAKIFCSNYYVKEPHHSCIYTHSYNSGIDRLNVKSTTMRSEIDYLNQSLNVTGSINNVDLDIFGNPKDSTISLILKSNRSALYTVELHEFIGCKNSTKKVAQSITRMENIDFHGLKEGKYLVQVWLSSPGINSTDVRNSKSGLMSETTVSIKPYGGTTYIGIDFDLLHKDKSYVGEDDLIFNAFVEFLIRIFGRIPVHIMCWGLLIYGLRSYYGDQFDNFVNMKIRSLLMQTSIKNKKDNKKNK from the coding sequence ATGTCTAATATGAGGCACAACATAGCACTACTTATGTCGAATTTACCATTGTTGCTATTACTGATCACAAGTGCATTTTCTGCAgacataaaaatttgtataaacGATGGAAGAATCCACTGTTTCGTGTATGTAATCGCATTGACAGATGATAATGTTAATGAGGAGAGTTTTTTATCGCATGGTGAAATGCCCGATCTTCTAAATTCATACGAGGAAGCCAATGTAATCGCATCAAATTTCGTAGATAACACGTGTAAAACACTCAAAATATCAGGCATAGGTAAAATATCTGTCAAGGTATGGCCTTTTGTTTCCACCACTGAGGTTGCTAACTTGGATCAGCTCAATATACCTGCAAGCTTCGACAAAGTACACCAAacaattgatataattgatgCTAATGCTAAGGAGACTATTACATTTAATGTTAGCTTGGGCTATAACTCAGTTTCTGGGTCTATCATTGTTAGCGGTGGGCAAATTGACCATAAATCACTTTTAGTTGGTGCTATGAATGAGTTTAATCATACATTTGTCGGTAAAGTGGCAAGCGATTTTACCTATCAAGTGAATAATCTGCCTAAGGGAAACTATCGCATATTTCCAATCAAATTAGATACGATTGTGCACATACCTAAAGAggccaaaattttttgttcaaattaCTACGTAAAGGAACCTCATCACTCCTGTATTTACACACATAGCTATAATTCTGGTATTGATAGATTGAATGTAAAAAGTACCACAATGAGGAGTGAAATTGACTATTTAAATCAATCATTAAATGTAACAGgatcaataaataatgttgaccttgatatttttggaaatCCAAAAGATTCTACCATATCATTAATACTGAAATCTAATAGGAGTGCTCTGTACACTGTTGAATTGCATGAATTTATTGGGTGCAAAAATAGCACAAAGAAGGTAGCACAATCTATTACTCGTATGGAAAACATTGATTTCCATGGGCTTAAAGAAGGGAAATATCTCGTACAAGTTTGGCTATCTTCTCCAGGCATTAACTCCACTGATGTAAGGAATAGTAAGAGTGGATTGATGTCAGAAACTACCGTATCAATTAAACCCTATGGCGGTACAACATACATTGGCATAGACTTTGATTTGCTGCATAAAGATAAAAGCTATGTTGGCGAGGATGATctcatttttaatgcatTTGTAGAATTCCTAATTAGAATATTCGGCAGAATTCCGGTTCACATTATGTGTTGGGGGTTATTAATTTACGGTTTGCGGTCATACTATGGTGatcaatttgataattttgtgaATATGAAGATTAGGAGTCTGCTTATGCAAACTTCTATAAAAAATAAGAAggataataaaaaaaataaatga
- a CDS encoding large subunit ribosomal protein L19e (overlaps_old_locusTagID:BBM_II01870): protein MSLKLQKRLAASVLKCSKSRVWLDPNEMSEIAMANSRFSIRKLIGDGLIIKKSVAPHSRARIRLFHEAKSKGRHMGLGKRRGTKNARQPEKILWTRRQRVLRRLLKKLRDSKKIDSHMYHNFYMRCKGNQFRNKRVLQEAIHNQKNVWIKQKAETEQIEALKAKAKVIRTRRKNKSVNA, encoded by the exons ATG TCCCTAAAGTTGCAAAAGCGACTCGCAGCTTCCGTACTGAAATGCAGCAAATCGCGCGTCTGGTTGGATCCCAATGAGATGAGCGAAATTGCTATGGCAAATTCCC GATTTAGCATAAGGAAGTTGATAGGGGATGGtctaattattaaaaagaGTGTAGCTCCTCATTCCAGAGCCCGTATTAGACTCTTCCATGAAGCCAAGAGTAAGGGTAGACATATGGGCTTGGGGAAACGCAGGGGCACCAAAAACGCCAGACAACCTGAAAAGATCCTTTGGACTCGAAGGCAGCGCGTTTTGAGGAGGTTGTTAAAGAAACTGAGGGATTCAAAGAAGATAGATTCTCACATGTACCACAATTTCTACATGCGTTGCAAGGGCAACCAATTTAGAAATAAAAGGGTACTACAGGAAGCTATTCACAACCAAAAGAATGTATGGATTAAACAGAAGGCGGAGACGGAACAGATTGAGGCTTTGAAGGCTAAGGCCAAGGTGATTAGGACCAGAAGAAAAAATAAGTCTGTCAATGCATAA
- a CDS encoding endonuclease III (overlaps_old_locusTagID:BBM_II01875) yields MRFHKFYCRILSTILLILVNFLTTILVMKGITTNRTSKAFLYNATNNKHFGHSKRINSTAQLLYNNKTITGIENRYKSGINPFNQSPKDILADLVDTKEEIIEYNHNKNKINKLLNLESQIHTHTTVIHHGNHSFDPADSIANNSTNSSNLSNRSNTTESSKKSINRSLSHSMNIEYECEPIKFIQATPEDSAKLENFDKIWNAIVSMRKNFNAPVDSMGAHCLGDKNADVETQRFQYLIACLLSSQTKDNITSEAINNLRNSGLLTIEKILTASVEEIDKHIGKVGFHNTKAKNLKKICEILRDKFDKKIPDNFNDLTSLPGIGPKMAHLILQLGFGKVEGIAVDVHVNRIANRLGWVKSNSPEGTREQLEKIIPKKFWAQLNVLLVGFGQMICTKAGPGCSTCLANSYCPVGRAMTK; encoded by the exons ATGAGATTCCACAAGTTTTACTGTAGGATCTTATCTACAATACTGTTAATATTGGTAAACTTCCTAACCACAATTCTTGTAATGAAAGGTATAACCACAAATCGCACATCTAAGGCATTCCTATATAACGCAACAAACAACAAGCATTTTGGACATTCAAAGCGCATAAATTCAACAGCTCAActgttatataataataaaacaattactGGCATCGAAAATAGATATAAAAGTGGAATAAATCCGTTTAATCAATCTCCTAAGGATATTCTGGCCGATTTAGTTGACACAAAGGAGGAAATTATCGAGTATAATCACAacaaaaacaaaattaataaattgttaaatctCGAAAGTCAAATTCATACTCATACCACCGTTATTCACCACGGTAATCACTCATTTGACCCTGCTGATTCTATAGCCAATAACTCAACTAATAGCAGTAATCTTAGTAATAGAAGCAATACCACTGAAAGCTCAAAAAAGTCAATTAATAGATCATTGAGCCACAGCATGAATATTGAGTATGAATGTGAACCcataaaatttatccaagCAACACCAGAAGACTCTGCcaaattggaaaattttgacaagATCTGGAATGCCATAGTTTCTATGcgcaaaaattttaatgcGCCAGTTGATAGCATGGGTGCTCACTGTTTGGGAGATAAAAATGCCGATGTTGAAACCCAACGATTTCAATACTTGATAGCATGTCTATTGTCTAGTCAAACTAAGGACAATATCACCAGTGAAGCGATAAATAACTTAAGGAATAGTGGACTACTGACTATAGAGAAGATACTAACTGCAAGTGTAGAGGAGATTGATAAACATATAGGGAAGGTGGGATTCCATAATACCAAAGCTAAAAATCTGAAGAAGATTTGCGAGATTTTGAgggataaatttgacaaaaaaataccagataattttaatgatcTGACAAGCCTCCCCGGTATTGGACCTAAAATGGCCCATTTGATTCTTCAATTA GGATTTGGCAAGGTTGAAGGTATCGCAGTGGATGTTCACGTCAATAGAATAGCTAACCG ttTGGGGTGGGTTAAAAGCAACAGTCCCGAAGGAACTCGTGAACAacttgaaaaaataatacctAAAAAGTTTTGGGCCCAATTAAATGTGTTATTGGTTGGTTTTGgtcaaatgatttgtaCCAAGGCGGGACCTGGG TGCTCAACTTGTCTAGCAAATTCATATTGTCCCGTTGGGAGGGCTATGACCAAGTAA
- a CDS encoding hypothetical protein (overlaps_old_locusTagID:BBM_II01880) gives MICLVLLSSLSLLLNNAVCIFNFGGKSSSLKFYKQLEQIPIYYLKDKRGNVVKNVYNTLVKGTVSSNAWSPSRYRNPNKVVEWDVSIDSVPASIIPLFAEEKLAQAYAQHLGEGSQVVKASLADYLRWSEEFSGDTCILLPHRESLDLCTKGTGFSGTPIFITNPPITVSVKGKPKGYAFFISPFYALEILDIIMRGETVTIDEKRLSLEFYPSFTDRIKSFLGFSQTQLNGFHSKHFTAVNSKMYAISLELLSSLVYNYPELGNNVVIITNNR, from the coding sequence ATGATATGTCTGGTATTGTTATCCTCGTTATCACTTCTCTTAAACAATGCagtatgtatatttaattttggaGGTAAATCCTCAAGTTTGAAGTTTTATAAACAACTAGAACAGATACCAATTTACTATCTAAAAGATAAAAGGGGCAATGTGGTAAAGAATGTCTACAACACCTTAGTCAAAGGGACTGTTAGTTCAAATGCCTGGTCTCCGAGTAGATATAGGAACCCGAATAAAGTTGTGGAATGGGATGTAAGTATCGATTCCGTGCCTGCTAGTATTATACCTCTATTTGCCGAAGAAAAACTAGCCCAAGCCTATGCCCAGCATCTTGGCGAAGGATCTCAAGTTGTAAAGGCGTCACTGGCTGACTATTTGAGGTGGTCTGAAGAATTTTCTGGAGACACGTGTATACTATTGCCACACAGGGAATCACTAGATTTATGTACCAAAGGTACCGGGTTTTCTGGTACTCCaatatttatcacaaaCCCGCCAATTACAGTTAGCGTCAAGGGTAAACCAAAGGGTTACGCATTCTTCATATCTCCTTTCTATGCATTGGAAATATTAGACATTATCATGCGTGGAGAAACAGTTACAATCGATGAGAAGAGGCTATCTTTGGAATTTTACCCTAGCTTTACTGATAGaattaaatcatttctAGGATTTTCACAAACTCAGCTTAATGGATTTCACTCAAAACACTTTACAGCTGTAAACAGTAAGATGTATGCCATTAGCCTCGAGCTACTGTCTTCACTAGTGTACAACTATCCAGAATTGGGTAATAatgttgtaattattacaaacaaCCGCTAG
- a CDS encoding conserved Plasmodium protein, unknown function (overlaps_old_locusTagID:BBM_II01885), with product MAIILDKFINRSALEEMKNVTTILKYLDFVQRCKLRLLSRHWDRAIDLAATWHTVDLRWVNGNSKYLSLVKKHHNSVKSLKLSLDCTNSEGYNVIEFDYNGILLTYRNLKHLEVSTLKNDIVVSFVNPSVRYYIDVIPPNAPLLSSLILDTNVTVKQLFQLKIYKLDFLVLTRIISTNVDDISLLSEFIASLHGLQVFHFSFISSLDSINTCSVNQLDSVYSTDVNYNSLRRIERIKALTGGDDFSPGDELIQALLDSHASSLICFYAPDLEISYKCYTKALPKFTKLQSWNLPGWTALELA from the exons ATGGCAATAATacttgataaatttataaataggTCAGCATTGGAGGAGATGAAAAATGTTACCACAATTCTGAAATATCTAGATTTTGTACAACGCTGCAAATTGAGATTACTGAGTAGACACTGGGACAGGGCAATCGATCTTGCAGCCACTTGGCATACAGTGGACTTAAGATGGGTAAATGGCAATTCAAAATACTTATCACTGGTAAAAAAACATCATAACTCGGTCAAGTCGCTGAAGCTGTCTTTGGATTGCACGAATTCCGAAGGCTACAATGTCATAGAATTCGACTACAATGGGATATTGCTAACTTACAGAAATTTAAAGCATCTGGAAGTTAGTACGTTGAAAAATGACATTGTTGTATCATTTGTCAACCCCAGTGTTAGGTACTATATTGATGTAATACCCCCTAACGCTCCATTACTCTCATCTTTAATACTGGACACCAATGTCACTGTAAAGCAGCTTTTTCaactaaaaatatataaattggaCTTTCTAGTGCTAACTAGAATTATCAGTACAAATGTGGATGATATTTCTTTGTTATCTGAATTTATAGCATCTTTGCACGGGCTACAAGTTTTTCACTTTTCTTTTATTTCATCGCTAGATTCTATCAACACTTGCAGTGTTAATCAATTGGATAGCGTCTATAGTACGGATGTAAATTACAATTCACTGAGGCGCATCGAGAGGATTAAGGCTTTGACCGGAGGGGATGACTTTTCTCCGGGCGATGAGCTAATTCAGGCACTGCTGGATTCTCACGCATCATCTCTAATATGTTTTTAT GCACCGGACTTAGAAATATCATACAAATGCTACACCAAAGCTTTaccaaaatttacaaaattacaatcGTGGAACTTGCCAGGTTGGACTGCGTTAGAACTGGCGTGA
- a CDS encoding hypothetical protein (overlaps_old_locusTagID:BBM_II01890), with protein sequence MDGIDWVKSLKPQNEETDMSTIDWTKFLPPKLEIPELPTQDNWRLYKKSKKHEIRLRILRAKSNK encoded by the coding sequence ATGGATGGAATTGATTGGGTAAAGAGTTTAAAGCCACAAAACGAAGAAACTGACATGTCTACTATTGATTGGACTAAGTTTTTGCCCCCTAAACTGGAAATACCAGAGTTGCCTACTCAAGACAATTGGAGGCTATATAAGAAATCTAAAAAGCATGAGATTCGATTGAGAATTTTGAGGGCTAaaagtaataaataa